In the genome of Lathyrus oleraceus cultivar Zhongwan6 chromosome 4, CAAS_Psat_ZW6_1.0, whole genome shotgun sequence, the window CTGACCACTCTGTTTTTCAGCCTTCACCTTGAACTTATGAAACTCAGCAAACACCTCATGCTTAAACTTGACGAGTGATACCCgtgtcattcttgtgaactcgTCCACAAATGACACAAATTAGTTGTTTCCTCCAAGTGAGGGTACTTTAAATGGTCCACAAACATCATAATGTATTACTCCGAAAGCATGTTTTGCTCTTAGGGCTACTTCTGATGCAAATGGAAATCTAGGTTGCTTTCCTGTCatgcatatctcacatgacttctCAGGCTTACAATCTTGGGAATGACATATACCAACTTCTTAGAACTTAGATGCCCTAAGCTTCTGAAATTAAGATGCCCCAATCTCTTGTGTCACAACTCACTCTCACCTTCAGTGCCTTATGTATTAAGGCATTTAGTTTCATCCATCTCCAtattcaccttgaatgttctcCTCATTCTCTGCCCAGATTGCATAATTAACTTTTGATCagaatcatacaacttcaagagaATGTTCTTCATagtaactgagaaacctttctcaatgAGCTGTCCTACACTCATCAAATTACTCTTCATGCTAGAAACATACTAAACATCCTTGATCATAACAATTTTACCATTCTTCACATTGGATttgacatttcccatacctttAGCGTTGAGGTATTTATCATCACAACATCTGATCTTTGTTCTCTTTCTAGAGTCAAAACCAACCAGCTATTGTTTGTTTCCAGTTACGTGATTTGAGTAGTCAATGTCTATATACAACCAGTCTACCAAATATGCACCATCAAATTCAGAAGCCATCAATAACACatgttcatcatcagaatctcctctagctatgtttgcttcttctgatttcctTTCCTTATTTGACCAACAGTCAGCAacaaagtgaccaaacttcttacaacacTAGCATTGAACCTTTTTCTTGTAAAATTTCTCCTGTCCTTTATGATGCTTCTTCTCATCAGAATTGGAGGCTTCTGACTTCTGAAAACCATCACCATGTGTCTTCTTGGCTTATGACCAAGACTACTTCTGGATCTTTTTCCCAGAAGACGCCTTCAGAGCTTGCTCTACCTTTCTTTCAGAGGTTCTCTCAGTTAGACGCAACTCTTATGCCTCTAGACTGCTCTGCAACTCTTCAATCCCCATGGTGCTTAGGTCTTTAGAATGTTCAATTTctacaacaatgtaatcaaattgaggaGTAAGAGATCTCAATACCTTCTCAATGATTAATTATTTTGACAAAGTTTCTCCATAAGATTTCATCTCATTGGTGATCAaaatcactctagagatgtaatCGAGTATCTTCTCATTGTCCTTCATGTTGAGATTCTGATACTACTTACATAGAGATTGAAGTTTCACCTTCTTCATTGATGTATCACCGTTGGAGCACCATACCAGTGTGTCCCACACAACCTTCGCCCTCGTCGAATAAGcgattttctcaaacacgttcgcattcacacattgatggatgtagaATAATGCCTTTTGATCTTTCTTCCTTGTTTCTTTTTGTGTGTTTCTCTGTGCTTCCAACACATTCACCACAATTGGAACATAACAatcattgacgagatcaagaatGTCTTGAGCGCCAAATAACACACGTATCTAAGTCGATCACTTGTTCTAATTATTTCCATCAAACACTAGAAACTTTATATTCAAGCTATCATTTTCGTCATTCATCCTTGATTTTGTGCGCTGAAAATCACATAGATCTCACCATACACTCGTGTTTCCCTGTGAATCTTTTCTGTGAATCGAACTagagctctagataccaattgttggtgcacaagattgaagatgaagatggagagAGAATAGAGAAAAAGTAGTTGTAACTAactttgagagagagagagggagagagagagagagagagagaaactcTATTCACATTGCATTATGAAGTTTTGTTATACGACTTGTttatatacacaaacaataatGTCACGTAGGCAAAAATGCTAACCTACGCTAACTGAACAGAGTGAACCTTCTGAAAATTTAAAACCAACTAAAATTCAGAAGTTAAACACCGCTTTTGGAACAGTAACCATAGAAGTCTTTGCTTCTGACTCAGAATACGCTCGATACCTATCCAATCACCATGAGTGGACAGATGGAGCGATGACAAAATCACGAACCTCCCTCTTTGAAATTTCGGATCTTCACATAAAAATTAAAGAGATGAACGCGTAATGAATCATCTTGTCTTCTGTTACGATCGAATCGACGCAGAGGCCGCGAGGATAAGGAGGATACACCAGTGTGAGGAGTGGAAACGAAAGCGCAGTCACAACTTTTTTTCATAAGCTTGTTTGGATGGAGAAGCGAAGTTCCTTGTCATGAAGGAATGATGGATCTATATAGAAGGATTAGGAGGGTTGGGCTTTTGGGCCAAGCATTATTGTCCCCAATTCGGACCCCCTATTCAGTAGGCCTACACCCCCATCCAAGGCCCATGTTCAATTCCAgttttttctttttgttatgGCTTGctgatttttttattattattagatTAACTAGGAATATTAGGAGTAGAAATTACTTAATAATTAGAATTAATTTCATGATTAGGGGTTAATTAGGTTAATGTTTTAGGATATTAGGGAAATAATTAGAAATTGTTAATTAGAATTTAGAAATATTAGAATCCAATAACTTTAGAAATTAATTAGGAAAATTAGAATTAGAGTTTATTTAGGACAAGTAGAAATAATTTTAAGATTAGAATATATTAGAAATATTTTTAGGAATATTAAACTTTGATTAGAATAAAACAATCTTAGACTAGAATTTTGAGAAAATTAGAATAGATTTAGGATTTAGAATAATTGGAATCACTTAGATTTTAGAATTTACTTTTAATTAGTATTTTcatgtgtcataccccgattttgaccctgaattttttattttgtttggcacttggcctaaaaattcatttgcatacattcattcccaaatccatattttgtGATAAACTTTGGTTATTATTTagctttttgatcatggtgctttgtgattacaaaatggattttagttatttgattttagttttcaattttaatttgatttcaaattaagtttaattccaattttcaatttaatcttaattgtttattttactaatgatccaaactctaatcgattttaatttccaaatgaatgttagagttggtatccaagtaattttaaatgaattatagattaatttgttttttaatttgGTTTGCTGATTTGTTGTtattaattaaattgatattcaaactaatattggattattcctaaaaatccacatccatttttataatcaaaatCCAAAATCCATTCTGTATCCATAATgcatttcaaatcaaaacaatACATACACACATTTCATGACATTCAGTAACATTAAACTTTCAATTATTTCCGaactcattttcatacatacattttcattcAACATTCAAGCATAACAATGCAAAATCCACATCCATTGGAACCAAAATCCATTTCATATCCATTTCATATCCAAAATCCATTCAATCCTAATAAGCTAACAGATGAGAATACATCAAATTCCATTCAATACAATTTAGTAAACAATCATTCATGTTCCAATCAGTCCAAGGCATTTGTTGTTGGCTATAAGGAATGATGTAGAACTTAGAAAATTGTTGGCTGGTGTTACCATGGCTCACGGTGGTGTTCTTCCTAACATCAACCCAATGTTATTGCCTAAGAGAAATGGAAACGCTGCCAGTACTCCCAAGTCTCCATCAAAGGCCAAGGAAATCTCCAAAGAAGGCAGTGGAAAAGACAACTGCATTTGCACTACTTACTTTAGAGAAGTTGCTGTTTCGTCCAAAACGGCAGTCCCAGCCAGCAGCAGCAACAGGTTATGAAGCATATGCTATCtcagatgcaacaacaacagcagaACCCTCTGCAACCAAACCAGTTGAATACCTCTCAAATCAGTTATGCAAACGTCATCTGCTATGCAGCCTTCGACGATGCGGTCGATTCTATCCAACCTGCAACGTCACAGCAGTCCATGTTTCAATTACAAAGCCACAACATAAAAATTGAAGAGAacataataacaaaaaaaaacatgaagAAAAGTCAATGGAAACAAGAGGACACAACAGTCGTGCTTTGTTGTGTAGAAGCTGCGAGGATTTCATCGGTTTCTCTTCCCATCAAGAATTCTCATTCTGATGTTGACTTGCATGTTTTGATCCAGAGACTACAAGAGAATAATGATAAGAGAGAGGAAGAGGAATGTGAAGATATGAAATTAAAACCGAAGGATAAAGAGCTTAAGGACTTACTTGAGCAATGGAGATGCGGTTTCCCGCACTAAAAGTGATTCTTCTGAAATTTCACAGGATGTGTCTGGCAATGGAAACTCAGAAAGAGCTGGATTGAGTGCTGATTGTAGGACGTCTAGTGGATCGGACATTACATTGTAAAGTTCCGACGGAAGCTCTGGACTTGATACTCCCTGAGAACTTGGACTAAGAAATACCAGCATGCATCCCGCAGAAGGAATTGGCATTCCTGCAGTACTATCCTCCAAAATATTGGTTGAATCATCAATGCCTTCTCATTTAGCCCAATTGGTCTCGCAACAAACACAGACTTTACAAGCAAGCTTTCATTCATCTCAACAGGCCTTCTCCCAGCTTCAACAACAATTATAGATGATCCAGCCATCCAGTCAAAGCAATGACATTGCAGCATCGTGCAGAAGCTACTAAAACACAGTCTCAATGGGGCGGGCCTGTATCACATGCGGCCACAGCCGCTCAGGTGGCTGCACCTGCTGCCGGTACTCCTTCATCAACATTGCTCACATCCCTGTCATAAAGAATAAATTATGAATTGATAATATGAGCCATGGGAAGGGAATGGAAGAAATCGCAATCACATTTCAGGCAACAGTTAAGGCCTAGGAAAAGATGTTTTAAGGATGTTTTACCGTAGAAGATGATTCAGTTTGATCAAATGGAATAGATACGAAATTGAAAAATATGAATGCAACAAAACTTGGGAATAAATCTGACTGACAAGAGTAAAGTTCAAGGATCTGTTTTGATATTACGCTGTTTTTGCTGGTACGATTGTCATTAAAGCAAACCAGAGGTGCTTTGGTCTCCATGCTGCATAAAATTAACTACAACAGTTAGACATACTTCACCGAGTTCAGTAGTACGCATAAGAGATGAGTAAGTACCGATAATCTTACCATTGTTCTATGCCTTGGATGTCCCTAGACCAATTTGTCGGCAAGCCTTACGGTAGACCTCAAACCTGCAAGAAACACACCAAACCAGAACAAATTGCAATTTTGAGCCACATAGAGCATGGAGGTTTTGCATTGCTGGAAGTCATAGGGAGTAAAGGTGAAGTGAAAGTTAACGGAAAGATATATGAGAAAGAACGTCGTTTTATTTTAAGTGGAGGTGATGAAGTTACCTTTGTTTTTTTTCTGGCAGAGAGGCTTAAATTTCAGCAGCTCCATAATAATATCTCTACTGCCAATGTACCGTCTCCTATGAGCATGTTAGAAACCCAAGGAATGACTGAATCTGCAAGCAAGAATAGACGCTGTGTTGAAATTATGTCACGTAAGCAAAGCAAGGCCCAATCATGTCAATGCTTCCACCTGTTTAAATTAGTTCTTTAAGCGTTATGAGAAAGTGTTTGAAAGTCGCAATGAGAAAGAAGTAAGAGCAGATTTTGACACAATGAACACTTTACCGGTATTGAAGACCCCATCTCCGATGAAGAGGCAAGCGTCTGAGCTTTACACAAGAAGGACTTTCATGAGGTTCCAAGAGGATTTGGATCGGCACGCCAACATTCATGGCATCCAAAGCCAAGGACGAATACGTGGATCAGCAGCAAGTAGAATCGCCGACATGTTTGGCAATCTTGCAGCATCACACCACATGATTTACACTGCTATCATACCAGAAGTTAGCCCCTGCAGTTCAAAGAAAAATAACTGCTATCATACCAGAAGTTAGCCCCCTGCAGTTCAAAGGAAAAAACGACTCCTCCACATGTCAAGGCAAACCTCTCGGAACAGCAGAGACTTTggcaatatcaacaacagcataTGGCATCCCATAACTCAAATGGTGATCAGAACTCTACGAATGCTAGGCAGCAAAATTCAGTGAACAATGCAAGCAGTCCATATGGAGCCATATCAACAACAGCAACGGTCATTTCAAGCATGAGCGCTGAACAAAACTAATTGTTCCTCTCCAAGTATGCTCCTCAACTAAGCTTTCAGGGACATGTCTGTTGACCAAGAACTATGCTTTGAACAAAATGGCAGTCTGAAATTAAACAGCAAGAAGAGACGATCAAATGGCAATGCTACAAACCAAAGCCATGTGCTACAAGCCAAAGCTCCAATCTTCACTGCGGTAAAAAACACAAATTATTCAAAGTGTTAAAATCCAAAAAATTCCCAATTTGGGCATTAAGACAAAAACAAAGACGAAAGTATACTGTTCAGATTACCGTTCCAATTCCAGGCATCAAAAAGAGCAATCAACAGCTGAGTACCTAAAAGCACTTCTGGAAACTTTCTTCATTGAACCTTTGGGCACCAATTGAAACCCTAATCTGGAGCAtaaaaagagagaaagagaaatCAGTGGGGAGACGGAAACTAACGGTGAAAATTTCAAAGCAAAGAACCCTAAATTTGTCCAAACAAAGAATCCGAACCACAAAAAACCCTAACCTTCAGGGAACGGCGTGAAAAGCTTGGCAAAAGGAGGAGGATACGAACTCAACATAGCTGTCGAATCACCGCTGTAGGTGAGGCTTCTTGTTTGATTCCCTTTGAAACTTTGGCTTTCGTGTTTTGAGTGAGATGTGAGGTTAGCGGTGGATGGCGATGGGTGAGTGAGGTTAGCGATACAGAGAGAGTGAGTTTGGGCGATGGAGAGAAGAAAGAGCGATACAGAGAGAGTGAGTTTGGACGCGAGAGAGAGCGAGAGAGCGAGATGAGGACGACGACTCTCCCTCTCATTAtagtattttttttatttctttctttattttgttttgtttccttttatttaattcttttttctttttttagcTGTCATAGAATAAACATTCAAAAACATAAAAATTCGTTTTAATTTCCCTAGGTTAATAACAGTTTCCTTTTTCttagttttttttatttattttaatccTATTTTTTTAGTTtatcttagtttatatatttaaattaGTATTAAAATATCAGTTAGTTAGTAAGTGGTCTGGTGGAGGGGAGTGGCTTTTAGatctttagtgtagtgggttcgatactcCTAGGCGtagtttttctttcttttaatattttcttttatatttatgctttattattcatatttcttttttatttattgtttaataatatgatttgtatttttcttttaattgcatcatgcattcgaaaccattttaaaattataaaaatcatatttttctcgatttaatatcgagccctttttcacacccttgtaagtcgattgctttttcAAGCATCGCCGCCAACCTgacatagcttactcttgggctttcttacaatgagccggttctcttgcacttacactcatacttttgcattatttgttgtttgggcccgatttaattattccaatattttgaatccccatttgacaaaatgtaccccactccccagatgtgtaataatcttgtactATTTTATTTCTCTATTGCTTGGttgtttagttagatactaatataagaataaaatcaacaatttcaaaaaatatatacaaaaatatgactcgatccaacgtcgagtactttctcaataaacgaaccaactcatttctccctcctattccatcccatttcaaaacttcatcaaatgcttgatccaacgtcaagccatttttccataatcaaaaactcaaaaaatattaattcataatcaagactttttcaataaagatggaagtggaacgtggtgtataccacgcactcctgagagtaggattcgagatgtatatctcgccaatcctagctctcgccatcatccaaatttatccactttgttcTCTCTCAAACACTTATCCAAATTTCTCTTgaacgtccatcaatacttgatataggtcaagtcatttttcacaacaaaactcaaaatacctaattcttatttaaacactttctcaataaaggtggaaatggaacgtggtgtataccatgcactcctgaggttaagattcgagacgtatgcctcgccaatcttaactctcgccatcttctaaaactgtcaatgcggtttcttcaaaccctttcccagttaaattccaaaaatacttaattcctatcttaacttttttcaataaagatggaagtggaacatggtgtataccatgcactcctgaggctaggattcgagatgtatatctcgctcatccaagttctcgccatcactcaaaatacatccaaccaattAAACTCTTTCTCGtcgccgtgcgactaatcaaaacCCTTTTTTATAAACGAAAGgtatattgtcttaagtgatacaaaacaatgtttcggccacgattgttgagttgagataagtgacgcttttccgaatgtagatttataaatccgttcgatgtgtggtatgcgtccactcctcatctgttttgggtaaaacaatgttttcgtcgattaatacaatatagctttcgctaaaatcgaccaacaaacaaacatttttctacccagaactacgtaagccttgatttctcttttgagatacgtaggagcaggatttataaatcttgtcaggcccactaataaaaaacttaggtttagtccttcgttaaaaaaatccaaaaacattttcctctcttttactctttctttcccacctaataaactgaaaagcctaacatttcaaactaacattaatgcacacaactgacctaatggttcccgttgagtacaacggacgtaaggggtgctaataccttccccttgcgtaatcgactcccgaaccctgatattggttgcgatgaccatatcttatcctttcttttgtcttgggttttatcgatattttccctttcctttttaggaataaataaagttcggtggcgactctgttcagtccatcattgcgagcgtgcgattgcgcttcgctttgaggtcgtatccccatttttttcgaggtgcgacatCATGAAATATAAATAATTCAATATTAACCATAATTGTGAATTGATAATTTTACCCCTAGTGATAAAAATAGGCTAATTTTGTATGCTCCCTTATTTTTAGGACTTGTAAAATTTTCCAATTAACCTAGCTATTATTTCTCATGTGATTAATCTTGGTTCTAATGCATGTTTAGATTGAGTTTAAATTTTAGAATTAACTTTTACCTGAATGATTTTATTTCTGCAGTCCCTTATACTTTATATGTACCCCTCTCCCTATTCCGATGTACGCATTTACTCGCTTTCTTTTATTGCTTGATTAGCTACTCTTTAGGCATTAGGAACGTTCACCATTCCACAATCGATAAtcaaacccttgattcaacgtcaagcggtcttttCAAATCAAACccaataaacaaacccttgatccaatgtcaagcggtctttttccaaatcaaattcaaaaacatAATAAATGGTGATTGGGATCGTACGTCATgagccttaagcgataaagaagggatgagactcgagctttcctacactcattctgaatacttcgaacacaagacgtttgACTTGCTAGTTTGGGGCATTCACCTTTTTCAAAACTTTAAAACAATTCAACGCATTCAAACTctttgtttgagccttagggcgacacaatcgaaaacccttcttcaaggtaataaaatcaaccaaacaaacaaaccattttaaacccacgaactacaaggctctgatttctcacttcaacaagtgagcatacgtaggcacgaggacccaatcattggcgagcacactaatttaaaatctacctccactccGCAAAACCTTTAGTAAGCAAGCATTTGATAAATAACACCCACAtaagcgcaaacatcctagatggttcccatggagtaccatggatgtgaggggtgctaataccttccccttgcataactgacttccgaacctgttcgtggttgcgatgaccattctttgggattttctcgatattttccctttactttggaataaataaaaacctATGGCGACTCTATATTTTTTGCATAGCGACATTAGTCATTAGGTTTAATTCTTTTCGTTGATTTTGCTTTGATTAATATGGTTAATGATCGATTTCACCATAATTTTTCCATTAGGTTAATTTGCATTCAATTGGACTATTGTGTGATTGATTTGTATAATCATATATATTAGAATTCAATTCTTGATATAGGTTGTTAATTTCCCATTCAATTAGTGTGTTCTCTAATTCATGTTTAGCATTTTAACCTTTAGGATTAATGTTCACTTTAGTTGTCCATTTAATTGATTCTTTGGTTTATGATCATATTGTAAATTGAAAATCCCATTTCAATTTAGGTGATGAATACTTTGTATGTCTAATTTCATTTGCCATGATCATAGGATAGATCTTTGATTGTTTTTCTTTGATTAATCCATTACCTTTTGAATCGATTCTAACCATTGTATGTACTTATATATTGTTGCATCATTCTCATTCATTCGACTTTATCTCATGCTAACCTGTTTGTTCTTTTGTGTCTACATTTTGACTTTGAGGTTCAAGCTCACCCTTAGCTAGCCATGCTACTAACATATCCCATAGCCTTGTATCATTTGAAGTACCATGCCACTTGTATGCCTTAGGCATGGTACATAGTTAATAGTTTGTAACTTGTATTTTCCTTTCATTCCCTTAGGTTGTATTGTATGGATCCATCCCCCCATTGTGGATTTAATGTTCCCCCACCCCATGATCATGTAATAGCTTAGATTCGATGCTTTCTAGTTAGTTCACCATGCATGTTAATAATaaagataaaatacaaaacgataaataaaatatttcaaaagaaacaaaaggtacttaattcaacgtcaagttgttcttccgaataaaactcacaccattgcaacgtGAATACTTGGTCCAACGTCAAGTATTCTCCATCCGTTCCATGATCCATTCTATCATTTCTTCTCCATTCTCCTCTCAATCTTCATTCTATCTCTCACCTCTATTCTTCATGcactattttcataataaattcaaatacttgatccaacatcaagttcctttttcaaaaccattttcataacaaattggaatgccaaatggggtgtacgtgtttgtacacaacattcaagtaattgGGTTGTCGGCCGTACCTAGCCCGAGGATCCGACACTTGActttcccccttaaaacatctaataattcaaacaagttagatctaggtgctaGGAGGGAGAAAAATAATAGTTAGGACTTCATTGTTCTCTCAATTCCCAAGTACTCTGATCATTGAtcgtacttagtcaagggtcagatacttgtcgccctctaagttccaatgattagacttgccAAACTCCTTTCACAGTTCAAATCTCTTTTGGACtaaaaagagtggttaggataacattgttctctcaactcccgagttattGGACCGTTGACTGTATCTAGCAAAGGGTCTGATACTTATCTCCGTACATAAAATAAACCCtaacaaatcaaatcatcttttgccttagGACTTTCTCTTCAAAAACCTTTTGAAAATAAcatgttacttccgttctactgtgaacgaagcttaagcctccatgtgtgagcaagtaatgtttaactgccAGAGCGCGAACCAAGCGTATCCACTTTACCGCAAACAAGAAAATACTTTTCGCTCCCATGATAGAGTATACAATCAAGTGAACAGTAGCGTGAAACCGTCAGTACTATTTAGTAAAAACAACCAAATAAATACACCATTTTTAagccgaactacgaagctctgacttccctattgcacgtatgaggatacgtaggcacaaggacccaaatccttggagagcatactaacttaaaacttattttctccTCACCTCATTCCCAATAGCAAGCAATATACagataaacaacatccatacgcatttgatacgagtaagtggttcccatggagtaccatggatgtgaggggtgctaataccttccccttgcataaccgacttccgaatccgctcttggttgcaagaccgtttctctcatttggggttttatcactattttccctttcctttgtAATAAATAAAATCCGATGGCGACTCTATATTTTTCGCGGCGCTTCAGGTACCCAATCAACAATATTACTTTACTTCTATCATCCAACTTCTTTTTAGTAGCACCTGAAACATGTTTGTGACAAACATAACCAAATATCCTGAAATGACTCACACTTTGCTTATCACCAGTCCATTTCTCAAAATGAAcaatttccttcaacttcttAGTTGGACACCTATTGAGTACATACGCTGAAGTGGAAACACTAGCATTGAACCTTCTTATTGTAAACCTTCTCATTTCCCTTATGATGTTTCTTCTCATCAGAATTGGAGGCTTCTGACTTATGAAAACCATCACCATGTCTCTTCTTGGCTTATGACCAAGACTACTTCTGTCTCTTTTTCCCAAAAGACGCCTTCAGAGCTTGCTCTACCTCTCTTTTAGAGGTTCTCtcagtcagacgcaactcttATGCCTCTAGACTGCTCTGCAACTCTTCAATCCTCATGGTGCTTAGGTCTTTAGAATGTTCAATTTCTACAACAATGTAATCTAATTGAGGAGTAAGAGATCTCAGTACCTTCTCAATGATTACTTGTTCTGACAAAGTTTCTCCACAAGATTTCATCTAATTGGTATTCAGAATCACTTTAGAGATGTAATCGAGTATGTTATCATTGTCCTTCATGTTGAGATTCTGATACTACTTACATagagactgaagcttcaccttcttcactgatgcatcatTGTTGTAGTACCATACCAGTGTGTCCCACACAACCTCCACCTTCATCGAATAAGGGGTTTTCTCAAACACGTTCGCATCCACACACGGATGGATGTAGAATAACGCCTTTTGATCTTTCTTCCTCGTTTCTCTTTGTGCGTTTCTCTGTGCTTCCATCGCATCCACCACAACTAGAACATAACAatcattgacgagatcaagaacgtcttgagcgccaaacaacacacacatCTAAATCGATCATTGATTCTAATTATTTCCATCAAACACTAGAAACTTTATATTCAAGCTACCATACACTCGTGTTTCCTTGTGAATCTTTCCTATGAATCGAACTagagctctagataccaattgttggtgcacaagattgaagatgaagatggagagATAAGAGAGAAAAAAATAGTTCTAATTAACTTcgagagagagagaaagaaacTCTATTCACATTACATTATGAAATTTTGTTATACGACTTGTttatatacacaaacaataatGTCACGTAGGCA includes:
- the LOC127135687 gene encoding uncharacterized protein LOC127135687; amino-acid sequence: MPIPSAGCMLVFLSPSSQGVSSPELPSELYNVMSDPLDVLQSALNPALSEFPLPDTSCEISEESLLVRETASPLLKLDRIDRIVEGCIADDVCITDLRGIQLVWLQRVLLLLLHLR